From one Gossypium hirsutum isolate 1008001.06 chromosome D08, Gossypium_hirsutum_v2.1, whole genome shotgun sequence genomic stretch:
- the LOC121220167 gene encoding origin of replication complex subunit 1B: MGGKDNVSRQFTYPLKTTHRPLPICKTLKKKSKIATRSVTFTKQQYTKMPTETPRKQFQSPKKPKQSPNNVKSQSSSPSIHLSPQTPQLPLRRSSRRSLQPFTSKTVDEMLDLSTPRKALEGLDGIGKCSGNNRKGSSVRTPRAPKCKFNEEDREIPEMGKVGEGNGVVEDAFCPVSPEALESKKTKKGLSEEGSVKMGKSPKCKLNEDLGKLGEGNGDVVLPEKRKKGLRNEESVKTRKSLRCKLSEEEREIPDLGKLGEATFFPVSPQALESKKRKKGEEKRAVTRAMATRSLKKVNKEEKKGRKRVYYKKVVYDGGEFEVGDDVYVKRREDASSDDEVPEMEECRVCFKVGRGVMIECDDCLGGFHLKCLTPPLKEVPDGDWVCGFCQARKLGKDVEFPKPPEGKKRVRTLREKLLASDLWAARIESLWKEVDGSYWFRGRWYIIPEETASGRQPHNLKRELYRTNDFADIEMESIIRHCNVMSPKEYAKANDQGDDVFLCEYEYDIQWHSFKRLAVIDNDEDGECANGDEDWNSCKEDDSGTDEDMEYEEENERNVHARPSTTHQLAANSRKGRFFGIQKVGTKMIPEHVRCHKQTELERAKATLLLATLPKSLPCRNKEMEEITTFVKGAICDDQCLGRCLYIHGVPGTGKTMSVLAVMRNIKSEVDAGSIRPYCFVEVNGLKLAAPENIYTVIYEALTGHRVSWKKALQLLNERFSDGKKISKGDDRPCILLIDELDLLVTRNQSVLYNILDWPTKPHSKLIVIGIANTMDLPEKLLPRISSRMGIQRLCFGPYNYQQLQEIISSRLKGIDAFEKQAVEFASRKVAAISGDARRALEICRRAAEIADYNMKNQISSVNSSRVKDVVTMADVDAAIQEMFQAPHVQVMKSCSKLSKIFLTAMVYELYKTGMGETTFEKLAMTFSCLCTSNGEAFPGWDTLLKVGCKLGECRIILCEAGDRHMVQKLQLNFPSDDVAFALKDSKDLPWLAKYL; encoded by the exons ATGGGAGGGAAAGACAACGTTTCCCGCCAATTCACTTACCCTCTAAAAACCACCCATCGTCCTCTCCCCATCTGCAAAACcctgaaaaaaaaatcgaaaatcgcCACCAGATCTGTCACCTTCACTAAACAACAATACACAAAAATGCCAACCGAAACTCCTAGAAAGCAATTTCAATCCCCCAAAAAACCCAAGCAGTCCCCTAATAATGTCAAATCACAATCATCCTCTCCTTCGATTCATCTATCCCCTCAAACCCCACAACTTCCCCTTCGTAGATCTTCACGTCGGTCTCTTCAACCTTTCACTTCAAAAACAGTAGATGAAATGCTAGATCTAAGCACGCCTCGAAAAGCTTTGGAAGGTTTGGATGGAATTGGGAAGTGTTCTGGGAATAATCGAAAGGGATCCAGTGTAAGGACGCCGAGAGCCCCGAAATGTAAGTTCAATGAGGAGGATAGGGAAATCCCAGAAATGGGTAAAGTGGGTGAAGGGAATGGTGTGGTTGAGGATGCGTTTTGTCCGGTGTCACCTGAGGCGTTGGAGAGTAAGAAGACGAAAAAGGGATTGAGTGAGGAGGGGAGTGTAAAGATGGGGAAAAGCCCTAAATGTAAGCTCAACGAAGATCTGGGTAAATTGGGTGAGGGGAATGGTGACGTTGTGTTACCGGAGAAGAGGAAAAAGGGGTTGAGAAACGAGGAGAGTGTAAAGACGCGGAAAAGCTTGAGATGTAAGCTCAGTGAGGAGGAAAGGGAAATCCCAGATTTGGGTAAATTGGGTGAGGCTACGTTTTTTCCGGTGTCACCTCAGGCGTTGGAGAGTAAGAAGAGGAAGAAGGGGGAAGAGAAAAGAGCGGTAACTAGAGCTATGGCGACAAGGAGTTTGAAGAAGGTAAATAAGGAGGAGAAGAAGGGGAGGAAGCGGGTTTATTATAAGAAAGTGGTGTATGATGGGGGTGAGTTTGAGGTGGGAGATGATGTGTACGTGAAGAGAAGGGAGGACGCGAGCTCAGATGATGAGGTTCCTGAAATGGAGGAGTGTAGAGTTTGCTTCAAGGTAGGGAGGGGTGTGATGATCGAGTGTGATGATTGTCTAGGTGGATTTCACTTGAAGTGCTTGACGCCGCCATTGAAAGAGGTTCCTGATGGTGATTGGGTTTGTGGGTTTTGCCAGGCTCGGAAATTAGGCAAAGATGTCGAGTTTCCGAAGCCTCCGGAGGGGAAGAAGAGGGTTAGGACTTTAAGGGAAAAGCTGCTTGCCAGTGATTTATGGGCTGCCCGTATTGAGAG TTTGTGGAAAGAAGTAGATGGTAGCTATTGGTTCCGTGGACGTTGGTATATTATACCAGAAGAGACTGCAAGTGGGAGACAACCTCATAATTTGAAAAGGGAGCTTTATCGGACAAATGATTTTGCCGACATAGAG ATGGAATCCATCATTAGGCATTGTAATGTCATGAGCCCCAAAGAATACGCCAAGGCCAATGATCAAGGGGATGATGTTTTCCTATGTGAATATGAATATGATATTCAATGGCACAGTTTCAAGCGTCTAGCTGTGATTGATAATGATGAA GATGGTGAATGTGCTAACGGTGATGAAGACTGGAATTCTTGCAAGGAAGATGACTCCGGTACAGATGAAGATATGGAATATGAAGAGGAAAATGAAAGGAATGTACATGCTAGACCATCCACAACTCATCAATTGGCTGCA AACTCTCGGAAGGGCCGTTTCTTTGGTATTCAAAAAGTAGGGACAAAAATGATCCCAGAGCATGTGAGGTGCCACAAGCAGACTGAGCTGGAAAGGGCAAAAGCAACACTTTTGTTGGCAACATTACCAAAGTCTTTACCTTGTAGGAATAA AGAAATGGAGGAGataacaacttttgtaaaaggagCCATATGTGATGATCAGTGCCTTGGGCGTTGCCTTTATATTCATGGTGTTCCTGGAACAGGCAAA ACAATGAGTGTATTGGCAGTAATGAGGAACATAAAGTCAGAAGTTGATGCAGGAAGCATAAGACCTTACTGTTTTGTGGAGGTTAATGGTCTAAAGTTGGCTGCACCAGAGAATATTTACACA GTCATTTATGAAGCCTTAACTGGACATAGGGTTAGTTGGAAAAAGGCTCTGCAATTACTGAATGAACGGTTTTCAGATGGAAAGAAAATTTCTAAGGGGGATGACCGACCTTGTATTCTACTTATTGATGAACTTGATCTTCTTGTAACCAGAAACCAATCG GTTCTATACAACATTCTTGACTGGCCTACTAAGCCTCATTCCAAGTTAATTGTGATAG GAATAGCAAATACAATGGATCTTCCAGAGAAGTTACTTCCTCGCATTTCAAGCCGAATGGGTATTCAAAGACTCTGTTTTGGTCCCTACAATTATCAGCAGCTACAGGAAATTATATCAAGTCGTTTGAAAGGAATCGATGCGTTTGAAAAGCAAGCAGTAGAATTTGCTTCAAGAAAG GTAGCAGCCATTTCAGGGGATGCACGCCGTGCCCTAGAGATATGCAGGCGTGCAGCTGAAATTGCAGATTATAATATGAAGAATCAAATTTCAAGTGTGAATTCTTCTAGAG TGAAAGACGTTGTTACTATGGCTGATGTCGATGCAGCCATTCAGGAAATGTTCCAGGCACCTCATGTCCAA GTAATGAAAAGCTGTTCTAAACTGAGTAAAATCTTCTTAACTGCAATGGTTTATGAGCTATACAAAACAGGGATGGGGGAAACCACATTTGAAAAG TtggcaatgacattttcatgtCTCTGCACAAGCAATGGAGAAGCATTTCCTGGTTGGGACACACTTCTGAAAGTTGG CTGCAAGCTCGGAGAATGCAGAATTATTCTGTGTGAAGCCGGTGATAGGCACATGGTGCAGAAGCTGCAGCTCAATTTTCCCAG TGATGATGTTGCTTTTGCACTGAAAGACAGCAAGGATCTGCCATGGTTGGCCAAGTACTTATGA